The following coding sequences are from one Plectropomus leopardus isolate mb chromosome 10, YSFRI_Pleo_2.0, whole genome shotgun sequence window:
- the tbl1x gene encoding F-box-like/WD repeat-containing protein TBL1X, whose amino-acid sequence MSITSDEVNFLVYRYLQESGFSHSAFTFGIESHISQSNINGTLVPPAALISILQKGLQYVEAEISINEDGTVFDGRPIESLSLIDAVMPDVVQTRQQAFRDKLAQQQAACAMAASTSGNQSNAPKNGEATVNGEENGTHNMNNHSEPMEMDVDVEIPASKATVLRGHESEVFICAWNPVSDLLASGSGDSTARIWNLNENNNSNSTQLVLRHCIREGGQDVPSNKDVTSLDWNSDGTLLATGSYDGFARIWTKDGNLASTLGQHKGPIFALKWNKKGNSILSAGVDKTTIIWDAHTGEAKQQFPFHSAPALDVDWQNNTTFASCSTDMCIHVCRLGSDRPLKTFQGHTNEVNAIKWDPSGMLLASCSDDMTLKIWSMKQESCVHDLQAHSKEIYTIKWSPTGPGTSNPNSNIMLASASFDSTVRLWDVERGVCIHTLTKHQEPVYSVAFSPDGKHLASGSFDKCVHIWNTMTGALVHSYRGTGGIFEVCWNSTGDKVGASASDGSVCVLDLRK is encoded by the exons gtttctCCCACTCAGCATTCACCTTTGGCATTGAGAGCCACATCAGCCAGTCAAACATCAATGGAACACTAGTGCCCCCTGCAGCTCTCATCTCCATCCTGCAGAAAGGGCTTCAGTATGTGGAGGCAGAAATCAGCATCAATGAG GACGGTACTGTCTTCGATGGTCGGCCAATCGAGTCGCTGTCACTCATTGACGCAGTGATGCCAGATGTGGTGCAGACGCGACAGCAGGCCTTCCGCGACAAGTTAGCCCAGCAGCAGGCAGCCTGTGCAATGGCAGCATCAACCTCTGGAAACCAGTCCAACGCACCAAAGAACGGAGAAGCCACTGTCAATGGGGAGGAGAATGGCACTCACAATATGA ATAACCACAGTGAGCCCATGGAGATGGATGTAGATGTGGAGATACCAGCCAGTAAAGCCACAGTGCTCCGAGGCCATGAGTCTGAAGTGTTCATCTGCGCCTGGAACCCTGTCAGCGATCTCCTGGCCTCAGG CTCGGGGGATTCCACTGCCAGGATCTGGAACCTGAACGAGAACAATAACTCCAACTCCACCCAGCTGGTGCTGCGCCACTGTATCCGAGAAGGTGGCCAGGACGTCCCCAGCAACAAAGACGTCACCTCACTTGACTGGAAT AGTGATGGGACTCTCCTGGCAACAGGCTCCTATGATGGATTCGCCAGGATATGGACAAAGGATG GAAATCTGGCAAGCACCTTGGGACAGCACAAAGGGCCCATATTTGCACTCAAGTGGAACAAGAAGGGGAACTCTATTCTCAGTGCTGGTGTAGATAAG ACGACAATCATTTGGGACGCACACACAGGAGAAGCCAAACAGCAGTTCCCTTTCCACTCAG CCCCAGCACTGGATGTCGACTGGCAGAACAACACCACCTTTGcctcctgcagcacagacatgTGCATCCACGTATGTCGCCTTGGCAGCGACCGGCCCCTCAAAACCTTCCAGGGCCACACG aatgAAGTTAATGCCATTAAGTGGGATCCATCAGGCATGCTGCTCGCCTCATGCTCCGATGACATGACCTTAAAG ATTTGGAGTATGAAGCAGGAGTCCTGTGTCCATGACCTCCAGGCTCATAGCAAAGAGATCTACACTATTAAGTGGAGCCCCACAGGCCCCGGCACGAGCAACCCCAACTCCAACATCATGCTCGCCAG CGCTTCTTTCGACTCAACAGTACGACTGTGGGATGTGGAGCGAGGGGTTTGTATTCACACACTGACCAAGCACCAGGAACCCGTCTACAGTGTGGCCTTCAGCCCCGACGGCAAGCACCTGGCCAGCGGCTCCTTCGATAAGTGCGTCCACATTTGGAACACCATG ACTGGAGCCTTGGTACACAGCTACAGAGGTACAGGTGGTATTTTCGAGGTGTGCTGGAACAGCACCGGTGACAAAGTTGGTGCCAGCGCATCAGACGGCTCG GTATGTGTTCTTGATCTCCGAAAATAG